The Mycobacteriales bacterium DNA segment GGTCAGCATCAGACCTTCATGGCGGGGGTCGAGATTCAGCGCGCCTCGAATCCCGTGAAGCGCCTCGTACGTCGGAACCATCTGCTGCGCGCTCACCCAAGCAGCGACCTTGGCCCACAGCGCCGCCACCGTCACCGCGGTCTCGGCGGTCATCGGTTCGGTGTTGAGCCGGCTCAGCTCGGCGACGAGCGCAGGCCCCACCTTCATGCTCGCGGCGACCTCGACCCGCTCCGCAGTCTTGCGGTGGAGCCGGTTGAGCTGCGCCTGCATGTATCGAACATACGTTCGATCATGGGTCAGGTCAAGAGCAAAAGCGCTTTATTTTCAACGATTTTCTTCCACAGGCTTCGCGCCCCCGCACCATCCCTTCGACGGCTACGAACGCGGCGGCGAGTCGCCGTACGTCGTCTGCAGACCGCCGGACTGGATGTAGCGGCCGCCGGCAGCGACGCCCACCGGCGCGATCGCGTCGAGCCGGGCCAAGTCTTCCGCCGCGAGCGTGACGTCGCAGGCGCCGACGTTCTCTTCGAGGTAAGCGCGGCGTTTGGTGCCGGGGATCGGTACGACGTCCTCGCCCTGCGCCATCACCCAGGCGAGCGCGAGCTGCCCCGGCGTACAGCCCTTGTCGGCGGCCATCGAGCGCACCGCATCGACGAGCTCGAGGTTCTT contains these protein-coding regions:
- a CDS encoding aldo/keto reductase, which produces KNLELVDAVRSMAADKGCTPGQLALAWVMAQGEDVVPIPGTKRRAYLEENVGACDVTLAAEDLARLDAIAPVGVAAGGRYIQSGGLQTTYGDSPPRS